accggccgaagcttcggccggtcacGCGCGTAGCGTCCGATTGCTCGTGATCTACTAGCCCCGGTTTTATGCCACGTCCCTCGCATATCACCTTCCTCCCCACGCGTCCATCCTGGCCCCCGCAAACCGCAGGCATTTCTTATCCTTTCGCAGCCTCTTCCTTATCTCTTCTTTCCCCCAAATCAGAACAACTATGCACCTGGCGAGCGTCCGCGGCATCCGCCTGCACTTGCCCCGCGCTGCTCCGGCAAGTGTCCGCCTCCGCCCACCCCCGCGCTGCTCCGACAAGCTTCAGCCGCCTCTTGTGTTGAGTACTACACCCCATGGCGACCGTGCTTTAATTGTGGCGAGCGGGAGGAGCGCATGCTGCAACCATGCTTACAGCAAGCTACAACCATCATGTCGCGAGCTGTAACCTGCGTGGCTAGATGCTAAGACGGTGAGGTGGAGCTCAGCGTCGAGCTTCAACCGGGGCGACCGGTGCTACAACCAGCGTGGTTTTTTGCTGGAACCGTTCGGCAAAAAGCTGCATTCAGATGACCAATACTGGAATCAAATGACGAGTCCAGTCGTTTTTGCTTCCACTGGCTTTTTATTTTGCTACAATCATAAGTTTTTTTGCTGGATCGCTGGAGATCTATTCGTTTTGTGACTGCCGGCGGGGAGGCATGATTTTTGGTGGCAACCATGCTTACAGCGAGCTACAACCATCATGTCGCGAGCTGTAACCTGCGTGGCTAGATGCTAAGACGGTGAGGTGGAGCTTAGTGTCGAGCTTCAACCGGGGCGACCGGTGCTACAACCAGCGTGGTTTTTTGCTGGAACCGTTCGGCAAAAAGCTGCATTCAGATGACCAATACCGAAATCAGATGACGAGTCCAGTCGTTTTTGCTTCCACCGCCTTTTTATTTTGCTACAATCGTAAGTTTTTTTTGCTGGATCGCTGGAGATCTATTTGTTTTGTGACTGTCGGCGGGGAGGCATGATTTTTGGCGGCACTGTCAGCCGTCGGCTGGTTGCGAggtgtttttgctggaaccagcataTTATTTTGCTGGAACTACCTTTTCTTTTTGCTACAATCGACCCCTGGAGTTGTTCACTTCTGAATTTGTTTTGCTGGAATTGGCGTAATCTTTTGCTGGATCTTTTTTCGCTACAAATGACGACTGAAGCTTTTTTTTGCTATTGAATTTGTTTTTGCTAGAACTGGACCCTTTTTTGCTGGAACTGGAGCTTTTGTTTGCTGGAACCTACTAATATTTTGCTTCAACCGACCATGGAAggattttgttttgttttcagattttttttggTTCGACACCACGATGCAAGCCGACGGCCGCGGCGAGCCGGAGGCGGCTACGTCGATCAGGGGATGCTGCAACCATGGCGAACCACGAGCTGGAagcaaggggaggggagggggtggtTTAGGGCTGCAATCCGTCGTTGACTGCACGCTAGGGGACGCACTGGCAaccgtgatgtgatcccgttggcaACGGACGGGACCCCGCTGGAGCTCATTGGCCACCGCCTCGACGGCGGCAGATCGGGGGAAGGGGGGCGGAGGAGGGGGGCGATGCTCTGCTTCTGGGAGCGTGGGGAACGGTGTGAGGAGCAAGAAGACGACTGTAGGAGGCATCAGATCTGACGGTTGTATATGAATGAATCGGACGCTGCTGGTGCGACCGACCCAAATTTGGACCGGCGCACCGGCGCTCATCAGTCGCGGATAGGGATCCTGTGTGCCAAAGTTTTGACGAAAATGTGCTGAGCAAGTGTCAGATAATTATATTCTTGAACGGAGGCATTAACACATCAATGCAGTGGTGAGTCAAATTAAGGTCCATGCGACGATGCCCACGCATGGTGCGAATAACAGATATGGTACACAGTACACACACCCTCGCGCAGACATGTTGCCGAACCTAATAGTATTCTTGATGGAGGCTTGCCGCTTGCGAATAAGATTCGATGCGGGGCTCAGTGTCGCCGAGATGAGGGTGAGGCGCCGGTGGGTATCGTGACCCATGAGCACGAGGAGCTGTTGGTGTCGACGGAGGCGGCAACGACACGGCCGGTGGCACGCCGGCGTCGTCGTACGTCTTGGACTTTACACGGGGAGGCCATGTTGTCCGCGCAGACGACGGTTGCGACGTGACAGTAACAGGCGGTGGCGCTTGCGGCGTTGGCGGCTCGTATTTCTTGGGTGGCAGGCGGGCAGGCAATGGCATTACCCGCTGCTCACGCGTCTCGTTGGGCGGCGCCGGCGGACGAGGCGCTGGCTGAGGCGGCTCGCATCTTTTGGATGGCACGGCGGCAGGAATTGGTGTCGCCGCAGGCGCCGGCGGCTCACGCGCCCTGTTGAAGGGTTGTACGGGCACATGAGGAGTCGTCACCGTTGACGGCGTCTGAGGCGCCCGCGCCGGCGACACCTGATGAGGAGGCACCAATTCTGACGGCGGCTGATAATAAGGCGCTCGCATAGCAGGCGGCGGCGCCCGTGCCGGCGACACCTGATGAGGAGGCACCAATTCTGACGGCGGCTCATAATAAGGCGCTTGCACAGCAGGCGGCGGCGCCGTCACGACATGTGACTGCGTCGGCGGATAAGGTTCAGGATCTTTGGCACTGCCGCAGCAGAACCAGATGTTGCAGGAGAGGTTGTCGCAGGAGAGGGTAAGAGATGGACATGCAGACATGCTCGATCACTTGCTCTTATGTACGTATCTACGGAGTACTCCTATCTTTCGCAGATTTCAGTACCTGGCCACATGTTTACAACGTCTGGGTTTATATAGGAAAGGAAAGCAGGTACACGGCTTGGCTTAGTGAGCCTAACTTGAGTAAATTGCCGAAAAAGGGTTTCctcgctttgtatacaaagcaaccaaccgatacaTCTCACGATAAGTGTTGGGGCGaaagcagcacagtcacgcccaaaagaaaagaagagaaaatacaagagaaacaaatgccaacaacggcagatcgacaaaacgaagaagcctcgtggCCGCTGCACCCACCGAAGAACGCCCACCAAGCTCCGAGCCTCTGAAGCACCGGTACCAATCAGCACCTCCAAGGAgggacgcgacgatgacgacgctgctgccaagggtttcccccggtacgctgtgaggagagaggaagggtagccccgacgccctccaggaaggtcaggcggtacccacaagcgccaccgcatcggtgtcggccaagccaactgggatttctcccgatcccaacctCCACCTTAGGCACTCCAAAGCTCGCCACCACACAGACCCTTACCCAGCGCCAACCCGGTCACGAAGcttcccacgccgtctcaccacggcaccgtgaagcatggtccgcacaaggaagaagaggagccgggactagggcagcagcaccgtcggcacacgggagggccccacctccaccgtcgaagccggtagctgaccggacgcaatagcaggaacATACCAGGCCCGTGGACACACAGGCCCGGCCGGGATCTCCGAGGCCCGTAAAGTTTCCGCCTTCGCGCTGCAGCCGGCACGCCGTCGACGCCGCCGCCCCTGTCCAAGCCACTCCCTTGCCTCCTCGCACAGAGAGCCGTCAAGCGAAAGCACCACCACCACGCGCaccgccggccaccaccaccaggtcgccgGACCGCCATCGGCCGAACCGCACCACCGCCGCACGCCCGCGACGGAGAGAAAACCAGCGCAGCCGCCGGCAGCCCGAAGCCGAGCCCCAGCTGCCGCCCACGTCGCCCGCAGCCCGCGCCGTCTGCCGGGCGGATCGGCCACCGCGNNNNNNNNNNNNNNNNNNNNNNNNNNNNNNNNNNNNNNNNNNNNNNNNNNNNNNNNNNNNNNNNNNNNNNNNNNNNNNNNNNNNNNNNNNNNNNNNNNNNNNNNNNNNNNNNNNNNNNNNNNNNNNNNNNNNNNNNNNNNNNNNNNNNNNNNNNNNNNNNNNNNNNNNNNNNNNNNNNNNNNNNNNNNNNNNNNNNNNNNNNNNNNNNNNNNNNNNNNNNNNNNNNNNNNNNNNNNNNNNNNNNNNNNNNNNNNNNNNNNNNNNNNNNNNNNNNNNNNNNNNNNNNNNNNNNNNNNNNNNNNNNNNNNNNNNNNNNNNNNNCCAGGGGCAGCGCGCCACCGCGCCGCGGTGCCCCGCGTCCGCACACGGAGGAGGAGCCCGCGCCGCCCcatctcacgcggaggaggaggaaggagacgccccgccggcgccggcgccggtcagGCTTTGCCCGGCCGCgccccctggcggcggcgagggaggagggaggaggaggggggccgACGGCGGGTGGATctaggcgtccgccccggccgcctcGCGGGTGGCGACGCGGGAGGAAGGGTTTCGGGTGAGGGTCTCCGAGCTCAGGGTATTTGCTTGTTTGGCTGGGATGAAACGAAGGTCAGAGGATGGGATGGAAGTGGGATCGGATGGGATACTTGAGTAAATTGGATAAAACCATCATTTCAAAGGTTAGGTTTGCAAAAAACACTACGTTATATTTTCTTGACAGAAAGCATCACATTTTGTGTAATCTTGTTGCAAAATACATTGATCGACGGATTTGGCTCGGTTAAGTGcgtttatgacagatgggcccaTTAGTTAGGCTGACGTGGCGCCGCTTAACATCACACACGTAACGGCGACGTTTGTTAACATAGTCATCACGTGTGAAGACCTGTGAGGTCCTCGTGCCattgaaagaaagaaaagaaaaaagaatctgATTGTTTCTTACTATTTCGCCTTATCTTCACCAACCCGCCACCGCCCGTCCCGCCCCCGGCCACGgcagaaaccgccaccgccgcccgttGCTACACGAAGGTCAATGTTGTCTCGCGGAAGCCGCGACAGGGGGTCGAGGCAGGAGGCCGCCGCGGCGCCGCCCGTCCTGCGCCAGGCCGAGGCAAAGGCCGCCGTCGCCCTTATGCTCTGCTCGGTGACCTACTGCTTCTCCATATGGCATAACAGGCGCAATGCGGCAGACAAGATCGTCCTCGGGCCAGCCCCCTTCGTCGTCATGGTGGTCGCGCTGTGTAGGGACGACGCCACGGAGCTCGACTTTGAGGCTCACCGGTCACCACAACGCCGAGAGGGCCAGGCACTCCGTGTCGTGCTCGTCGTCGATGGTCAGATGGGCGCAGAGGTTATGCCATGGGCGCCGCCCGTCGAGGTTCTTGCCGGATCCGGGGTCGGATTGGAGCGGGGAACACGAATATGAGGTGCGGAAGGCGGCACCGGCTCTGTTCTTGCCGGATCCGGGCGAGGGCGGGCTAACGGCGGCGAATTTCTGGAGCTCGGGTGCCATGGCgctgggcggcggcggtgctcctcCATGCTGCTGGTTCGGGGAGATAGAGAAATTAGGAAGAAGTGAAGAACTAGAGAGAAGGTGGGATGAAATGTTGAAAAGCGGGCCCCACATCCTGCAAAACGGTTCAATGTAATGGTTTGAGATATTGGTTCCACATTAGCATGACCGGCGGGTCCCTTATGTCATAATCGCGCTCAATGGAGCCAAATCCATCAATAAGTGATTTTTGTAAAAAGATTACACACGGCGTGGTGTTTTTTATAACAAAAAATGTAATGTAGTATTTTCTGCAAATATAGCCCTTAAAATGGTGATTTGATGCAATTTACTCGCTTTACTTGGACGCTAAGGATCATTACGTCCATctgtatgcatgcttgatatttacATTGACTTGACCTTAATAAGTGAGTAAGTGGTCGGTCACTTCGATGAAGGATCCGATTCCATCGACCACTCCAACTTGCAATGCTCTCGCAAATCATATCCGTTGGATCCATGAAGAATTAATTGACCCCATAGTTTTCGAAGTACTCCTTGGGGCGTAGAAGTGTTGTACGACTTTAAATTTTTTTTTTACTGAGTtaaaagagaaagaaaaggagAATGAAGAGAAACAGACTACTAGCTACAACACGAGCTTTTAGAGACTTTGTGAGACAGTCAGATGTGACCACGTATCAACAAAATAATACATATTCATATCCAACTATTGTACTTGCCGGTTATAAGTTTGATAAGAAATGCGATAACAACAACATATAACCAGCAATGGACTGTACTATCAATCATGCTCTTAAAAAAATGAGATCTTTTGGCATATTCTAAGTTCCTGTTTCATACCAACGCACGGGAACCGCATGTCATGGTGCGCTCCAGAGTAAATTCGAATGGCCAAACCGCTCTACGAAAATGGCCCACCGTAGTTCACTGTGTTTGATGGTACTCCACGCATAACATATTTTTTTGAGAAATAAACGATGTTGTGTTAGACCCACTTTTTACACCATCCAAATTCAAAAATAGACAACCAACGGGTGCATGTGCATTTGAGCCTAGGCATCAAATCGCCCCTCTCATATTGTTTTCTAAGTACCTTGTTAATATGTTAATCTGAATAAAAGAATTCTCGTTAAACATTAAAAAAGCATGTATAAATCTATTCATTGCTCATGATCCTATAATTATTTAGAAAGAAAAACCTTATCTGTGCCTGGTTAAATGAAATTGGAATTTTAGAAGATTCCTTAAGTTTGGGGACCAACAGTCGTATGGTGTGTATCCCAAAGAGCATAAGTGCTCCGACAAGTCAGTGAGAACATATACTAGCAAGAGCACCAACATAATCTATGAAGGCGATGCACAAGTTAAAGCTTAGCGAGCTTCTTTAATTATTCACACCGCCACTCCCAGGTTGGGTGAGAACCTCCAATGATCACAGTAGAATTGATTGTATATGATGTTTCTTCACTCCCTCAAAATTTTATACAACACACACCCATCTACCTGCCCCCTCCGGTGCAAAGTATACAAGTATGTATCCTCCGATGAAAATTGCTTAGAGGCGATTTCTTTTTCCGTAACAGAAACAAAAGCTTTTTTTCGCGAATATGTAGGATGTGTATCATTCCATTGANNNNNNNNNNNNNNNNNNNNNNNNNNNNNNNNNNNNNNNNNNNNNNNNNNNNNNNNNNNNNNNNNNNNNNNNNNNNNNNNNNNNNNNNNNNNNNNNNNNNNNNNNNNNNNNNNNNNNNNNNNNNNNNNNNNNNNNNNNNNNNNNNNNNNNNNNNNNNNNNNNNNNAAAGTGTACACTAGAAGGCGCTTATGAGGATGTTGGTGAGCATCAAGAGAAGGGAATGGTTAGCCCCGAGAGGGATCGGGTTACAGGGACGATGCTGCTAAGCCCTCTAGCACCTGCTTTGGCCCAGGTGCGAGCTTCCTCCTGTATAATGTGCAACATGTGGGTATGAGAGGGGGTCACACCATCAAAGATGCAGGCGTTTTGGCGCTCCCAGATTGCCCAAGCAGTGAGAGCAGAGATCCAAGTCCCTTGCGATGGCTTGTCGGGGAAGTCAAAGAGTGTAGGACCACCAGTCGATAAGACCAATCGTACCGTCAGGAGGCTGGACGGTGAGGCGACACCAATGAAAGATGTCGTGCCAGACAGAGTGGGAGACGACAAGCCGACACGGAGTTGGTGCATTGTTTCATCCTCCTGGTCACACAGGATGCACTCGAGGTTGTGCGGCAGTCTGTAGCAGGCAGCAGTACAACATCGGTCTAGGCCAGCCAACCACAGGAAAAGCTTTACACTAGTCGATGCCTAGTTCTTCCATGTCAACTATCAGTATGGGAGCGTCCGTGGATCCCTGGAATAGAGCCCGTTACCTGGTCTTAGCGGAATATACTCCGTTGTCTGTCCATCGCCAGCGGATGTTCTCTGGCTTCGGTCCGTGTGAGATTGTGCGAGATGGTGCACAGGATCCTCCAAAGGTCTACATGCTTGACCATGGTTGCAGGCCCAAGAGCACCCTATGTCTTGAATCCAGGCGCGCTGCGGGATGGCATCGTAGACTAGACACCGGTTTCTCCAACGACGAGGCATGAGGGAAGTCAAGTTGGGAAACACCGGTTTTGGCAACGAGGCATGAGGGAAgtcatgttgggaaacgtagtagaaaacaaaaaaaatctcccAACGATCACCCagaaacaatatgaagatgcatgcaTAACAGGTTGTGATCAACTATTgttattgaaagtgcaatcatgcccttaatcatattttgatgttgatgacaacacatatgctcgggactaatcatgtttatcaagtatatctcaggattatgttccaaagaccgtgtgcatggatcatgactagggacagaagcatataactcaagaatggagatacaagatgttgacttcatttatggtttgttcttgagtatagggatcccgcactattaagaggggatcgatggatctgtgaaaaacttgctcaaagtTGCTACCTCaccttcggacgtccggtgttctacggacgtccggtccttcctgattgcccggacgtccggacacttTCGGACGTCTGACACTTCCATAACAGAAACAtttttacggatgtccggaaccctccggacgtccgacactttcacatAGGAAGCATTCTTACGGATGCCCGGCCCAgctcggacgtccgtatcctgtacactggattgtgggtcacatgtttcacagcggccggtcgtccgatgactgtcggacgtccggacccatttgggcctccggacgtctgacgttctccggacgtcccgccatcctgtaccccaaacggtcactttttcccaccacctatatatactcccttcccttccacgggatagggttgaccattcactttgagcccctcaagaacactcctcactctctctctcattaatccacactaaatcctagattccaagtgttctaggagctttttgagagaagttctccaatcaagtgatagatccacttcttccctttctttgcaccaaaggaattcgtgacttgagcaagttttgagcatttccccatcgttcttgttactcttggaggttggagactcctaggcg
Above is a window of Triticum dicoccoides isolate Atlit2015 ecotype Zavitan chromosome 5B, WEW_v2.0, whole genome shotgun sequence DNA encoding:
- the LOC119305483 gene encoding vegetative cell wall protein gp1-like, with translation MSACPSLTLSCDNLSCNIWFCCGSAKDPEPYPPTQSHVVTAPPPAVQAPYYEPPSELVPPHQVSPARAPPPAMRAPYYQPPSELVPPHQVSPARAPQTPSTVTTPHVPVQPFNRAREPPAPAATPIPAAVPSKRCEPPQPAPRPPAPPNETREQRVMPLPARLPPKKYEPPTPQAPPPVTVTSQPSSARTTWPPRVKSKTYDDAGVPPAVSLPPPSTPTAPRAHGSRYPPAPHPHLGDTEPRIESYSQAASLHQEYY